The segment GTGCGCGGCAATCCGTCGGCCTCGAAAACGCGCGCGAAGGCATCGACCTGCGCGTTGTATTGCTCTATGAAATGCCACGCGACAACGAAATGTCCGTCTGGAGCAACGGCCAGGCCCGTCACGACCTGCCCGAGCTCGGTCGCCTGATTCACGCGAAACTTCTCGGCGTAGGGCGTGCCGTCTGGCTGATATCGCCGCGCGTACGCGTCGAAGTCGGTCGACGATCCTTCCGTCCACGCCAGGACGAAATCGCCGTCGGCGTCGATGCCGAGGATGCCGCTTTCATCGACCTCGAACGCGGCGCCGACCGGCGTGCCCGTTGCGTCGTAGCGCCGCACCCACGCCGTTTCTTCACCGAACGAGCCGACCTGGTAGTGAACGAGAAAATTCCCGTCGGTCTTCATCGCGATGGACGACAGGGCCGTCCAGTCGCCGACGGATTCGGCAACCGCGAACGGCTCGCCGAGGGGCACGCCGCACCATTCGTACAGGCGCGCATAAACGCCCTGTTTCTTGCCGTCCGTGCCCGTGTGCGTCCACGCAATGAGAACCACGTCGTCGCCGGCAACGACCCGGGGAAAGGCCCATTCGACGCCCTGCATCGCGAAGACCTCGACAGCCTCGCCGGCCGCGATTCCGTTTTCATCGTAGAACCTGGCCATAACCGCATCGTCTGGCGCGGCTTTTTCGTCGTCGTCCGTCAAGATGCTGCCTTGGCGCACCCAGCCAATTACGAACCTGCCCGCGGCGTTCATCGCGACATCGGGGCTCGTGTGGTGGATGCCTCCCCCGGCCGGCCAGAACACGCATTCTTCATCGCCGCCGTGGGTGTCGTCGTCGAGATCGTCGTCCGAATCGTCGTCCGCGTCGTCATCGGTGTCGTCGTCCGCCGAATTGTCGTCATCATCAGCGTCATCGTCCACGGAGTCATCGTCGTCGTCGCCGCACGAACACGCGAGCGCGAAAAGGGCCAGTGAAAAAATCGCCGCGAAACTCCATGAGTAACGTATCAACATAAGTCCCTCCGTTCCCATGAAAACGCGGCAGGCGAATTGTATCAAAAGAAGGCGAGAATTCGGCGAACTATTTTCTCACCGTGGAAAGCGGTCACACGGCCCGGCAGCGGAAACGCGCGGCGGTCCAGGATTTCGTTAAAGCTCCGGGCAAACAAGATTGCCGTTTGCGTCAATGAGCCGCGCGATCACCTGGAAGGGATATCCCGAAATACTTGCTGCGACCGCGACAACGCTGGACCCGTCGTCGCCCATTGCGACGCTTGGAAATCCCAGCTTCGGAGACGTCGCCGGTTCAAAAGAAAACACGGAAATGTCGTCGCCTGAGGGAGTCGCGTCGGTTTCAAATCGACGAAAACGAACATCGTCCCGCAGAGCGCCACGTAACCACGCCGCGGCAAAACGGCCATCCAAGGCGCTATCGAGGCTTGGAAAACGGTCGATCTGGTCGCCGCTCGCGCTTAGAGAAAATTCGCCTGTCCGCGGATTACCGTCCATGTCGAAAACGCGAATATTTGCTGCCTCGGGGTTGTCCGCTGTCTGCCAGGCAATGGCGAATTCGCCGGCCGGCCAAACGACAAGGACGGGCGACGCCGGAAAAACGTTTGAGGTTTCGCTGACCCGGACGCTCTCGTCAACGGGAGCGTGGTTTGCGTCGTACCGCCGCGCATAAACGTCGTAGTTTGAACCTTCTCCATCGTTCCAGGCGACGACAAAACCTCGTTGAGAATCCATTCCGACGACCCCTGGCGTTTCTAGTGTAAATGGCTCGCCGAAGGGATCACCTCCGGAATTAAAAAGGTGATATTTGTCCGTTTGCCCTTCGATCGTATGTTCGATGAGAAAGTATCCATCGCCGTTGACGGATAATGACCCAAACCGCGCCACCACGCCCTCCTGCGCGAATACGGCGAACCTCTCCCCGAGCGCCTGTCCGTTCCAATCGTAGAGACGAACGTAAACGCCTTGTTTCGGGTCGCCCTCGTCCCCGTCCGTCCAAGCGAGAACAACAATGTCGTCATTGCTTCCGATCGCGCTGCTTATGAATTTCGGCGGCGCCGGCGTATCAACGACGATCGAATCGGTGGCGGGGGATCCATCGGATTCGAAATACCGCACCGAGACGATTCGCTCGCGATCTGCTGCCGGATTTTCCCAATCGATGGTTAAACGATCCCAGAGAACGGCGAACTTGCCATCGCTTCGCATCGTCACCATCGCGTCGTGATGGTCGTCCCACTTGTAATCGCTCACGACGATGATGCAGGGATCGAACTCTGGTCCCCAATCGTCTTCGTCATCATCATCATCGCCCGCCGTATCGTCATCGCCCGGGGTATCGTCGTCGGGAAAATCTTCGTCATCGTCCGCCGCGTCGTCATCATCATCATCATCATCGGTGCCGTCATCGTCAGCGGAGTCGTCATCATCGTCGCCGCACGAACACGCGAGCGGCGAAACGACAAGGCCAAGTAAAATCGAAAAATAGGCAAGCGTGCGTATCGACATAAAACCCTCCGTTCCCATGAAAACGCGGCGCCATCTGATTGTAGCACGGCCAAAAAAAACGCGGAAAAAGTTGCCCGGACACCGACAAGTTGTACGGCCCCGGAACGCGCGGTGGTATTTCGTGAATCTAATCCCGCGGTTCAAACGCCGCCGGATGCAAAATCCGCGCGAGCAGGTTCGCGGAATCGACCACGCGCGGCGTCGGCGCCGAGATGGGAGAGGCGGGCAGCAGGTACACGCGGCCGCTTTTCACCGCGGCGAGCGTCGGCAGCTTCGCCCAGATCGCCCGCTCGCCCGCGACGTCCTCCTCCGTCACGTCCTGCTTGCGCGACATGACGATGACCACCTCCGGATCGCGCGCCAGGATCGATTCCGCGGACACGTTCGCGTATTTCCTGTCGAGGCTCGCAAACACGTTTTCGCCGCCGGCGATCGCGAGCAGCTCTCCATGAAAACTCTTCGGCCCGACGACATAGATCTCGCGCAGGTCGCCCGGCACGTGCTCCACGACAAACAGCGTGCGCGGATGATCGCGGCCGGCGGTTTTCTCGCGAACCGCATCGAGTCCCGCGCGGATCGTTGCGGTAAGTACCGCGCCACGCTCGGGAACGCCCGCGGCCGTCGCGATCTTCTCGACCGCGTCGATGATGTCGGCCAGAACGTCCACGCGCATGAACAGGACGGGGATACCGAGCTTGCGGTATCGCTCGGCCAGCTCGCGCGCCCCGGTTTCGACGAAAACGAGATCCGGCCGCATCGACACCGCGCGCTCGAGGTTCGGGTTGAGCAGGCCGCCGACCTTGGGAAGCTTCGTGACCTCGGGCGGATAGACGCAAAAATCGCTTACCGCGACGATCTTCTCGCCGATCCCCAGCTCGAATGCG is part of the bacterium genome and harbors:
- a CDS encoding helical backbone metal receptor, translated to MKRCRRTVIAGLIALLFAFAACKRESTDPPPAPAPDAIPQRIISHAPAFTEIAFELGIGEKIVAVSDFCVYPPEVTKLPKVGGLLNPNLERAVSMRPDLVFVETGARELAERYRKLGIPVLFMRVDVLADIIDAVEKIATAAGVPERGAVLTATIRAGLDAVREKTAGRDHPRTLFVVEHVPGDLREIYVVGPKSFHGELLAIAGGENVFASLDRKYANVSAESILARDPEVVIVMSRKQDVTEEDVAGERAIWAKLPTLAAVKSGRVYLLPASPISAPTPRVVDSANLLARILHPAAFEPRD